A single region of the Lycium barbarum isolate Lr01 chromosome 2, ASM1917538v2, whole genome shotgun sequence genome encodes:
- the LOC132626878 gene encoding AP2-like ethylene-responsive transcription factor At2g41710 isoform X1: MASPSSEPTAKTEGSSGNDAGGGETSEAMAHIGTDQLLLYRGLKKAKKERGCTAKERISKMPPCTAGKRSSIYRGVTRHRWTGRYEAHLWDKSTWNQNQNKKGKQVYLGAYDDEEAAARAYDLAALKYWGPGTLINFPVTDYTRDLEEMQNVSREDYLASLRRKSGGFSRGISKYRPLSSRWDLQFGRVPGADYFNSLHYGDNATVENEYMGGFCMDRKIDLSSYIKWWGGNKARQTDSHLKMSEETKVGCPEDIDNELRASELSIQQTEPYEMPRLGVYQEKKNHKSSTMSAMSILSQSTAYKSLQEKVAKKKEKVENDENENKSTINRGKMIEKSSPDSGSERLGAAFLSAGGSSINRNLHPLTPLLSAPLLTNYSSIDPLTDPVLWTSVVPNFHTGSSRTVEVHKSEASSDYTLFHQED; encoded by the exons ATGGCTTCCCCTTCCTCTGAGCCTACTGCCAAGACTGAGGGTAGCAGTGGCAATGATGCTGGTGGCGGAGAAACATCAGAAGCTATGGCGCATATAGGGACTGATCAGCTATTATTATATAGAGGACTGAAGAAAGCAAAAAAAGAGAGGGGTTGTACAGCCAAGGAGCGCATAAGCAAAATGCCCCCATGTACTGCAGGGAAGCGCAGCTCCATTTATCGCGGTGTCACTAG GCATAGATGGACTGGTCGTTATGAAGCTCATCTTTGGGATAAAAGTACCTGGAATCAAAACCAAAACAagaaaggaaagcaag TTTACTTAG gagcatatgatgatgaggaGGCTGCAGCAAGAGCATATGATCTTGCCGCTTTGAAATATTGGGGTCCTGGAACTCTCATTAATTTCCCA GTGACAGATTACACAAGGGACCTCGAAGAGATGCAAAATGTGTCAAGAGAGGATTATCTTGCGTCATTAAGAAG AAAGAGTGGTGGTTTCTCTAGAGGGATTTCTAAATATCGTCCGCTATCCAG TCGATGGGATCTGCAATTCGGTCGTGTGCCTGGAGCTGATTACTTTAACAGCCTGCACTATG GTGATAATGCCACAGTGGAGAATGAGTACATGGGTGGTTTCTGCATGGATAGAAAGATTGACTTGTCAAGTTACATCAAGTGGTGGGGAGGTAATAAAGCTCGTCAAACAGATTCCCATTTGAAAATGTCAGAGGAAACAAAGGTTGGTTGTCCTGAAGATATTGATAACGAGCTTAGGGCTTCAGAATTATCAATTCAGCAGACTGAACCATATGAGATGCCCCGTTTGGGTGTGTACCAAGAAAAAAAGAATCATAAAAGCTCAACAATGTCTGCTATGAGCATTTTGTCACAGTCAACAGCGTACAAGAGCTTACAAGAGAAGGTTgctaaaaagaaggaaaaagttGAGAATGATGAGAATGAAAACAAAAGCACTATCAACAGAGGGAAGATGATTGAGAAATCAAGTCCTGATAGTGGAAGTGAGAGGCTTGGAGCTGCATTTCTCAGTGCTGGGGGATCATCTATTAACAGAAACTTGCACCCACTTACTCCACTCCTGTCAGCACCACTTCTCACTAACTACAGCAGCATAGATCCCTTAACAGACCCCGTTCTTTGGACATCTGTTGTTCCAAATTTTCATACTGGTTCTTCACGGACTGTTGAG
- the LOC132626878 gene encoding AP2-like ethylene-responsive transcription factor At2g41710 isoform X2, translating into MASPSSEPTAKTEGSSGNDAGGGETSEAMAHIGTDQLLLYRGLKKAKKERGCTAKERISKMPPCTAGKRSSIYRGVTRHRWTGRYEAHLWDKSTWNQNQNKKGKQGAYDDEEAAARAYDLAALKYWGPGTLINFPVTDYTRDLEEMQNVSREDYLASLRRKSGGFSRGISKYRPLSSRWDLQFGRVPGADYFNSLHYGDNATVENEYMGGFCMDRKIDLSSYIKWWGGNKARQTDSHLKMSEETKVGCPEDIDNELRASELSIQQTEPYEMPRLGVYQEKKNHKSSTMSAMSILSQSTAYKSLQEKVAKKKEKVENDENENKSTINRGKMIEKSSPDSGSERLGAAFLSAGGSSINRNLHPLTPLLSAPLLTNYSSIDPLTDPVLWTSVVPNFHTGSSRTVEVHKSEASSDYTLFHQED; encoded by the exons ATGGCTTCCCCTTCCTCTGAGCCTACTGCCAAGACTGAGGGTAGCAGTGGCAATGATGCTGGTGGCGGAGAAACATCAGAAGCTATGGCGCATATAGGGACTGATCAGCTATTATTATATAGAGGACTGAAGAAAGCAAAAAAAGAGAGGGGTTGTACAGCCAAGGAGCGCATAAGCAAAATGCCCCCATGTACTGCAGGGAAGCGCAGCTCCATTTATCGCGGTGTCACTAG GCATAGATGGACTGGTCGTTATGAAGCTCATCTTTGGGATAAAAGTACCTGGAATCAAAACCAAAACAagaaaggaaagcaag gagcatatgatgatgaggaGGCTGCAGCAAGAGCATATGATCTTGCCGCTTTGAAATATTGGGGTCCTGGAACTCTCATTAATTTCCCA GTGACAGATTACACAAGGGACCTCGAAGAGATGCAAAATGTGTCAAGAGAGGATTATCTTGCGTCATTAAGAAG AAAGAGTGGTGGTTTCTCTAGAGGGATTTCTAAATATCGTCCGCTATCCAG TCGATGGGATCTGCAATTCGGTCGTGTGCCTGGAGCTGATTACTTTAACAGCCTGCACTATG GTGATAATGCCACAGTGGAGAATGAGTACATGGGTGGTTTCTGCATGGATAGAAAGATTGACTTGTCAAGTTACATCAAGTGGTGGGGAGGTAATAAAGCTCGTCAAACAGATTCCCATTTGAAAATGTCAGAGGAAACAAAGGTTGGTTGTCCTGAAGATATTGATAACGAGCTTAGGGCTTCAGAATTATCAATTCAGCAGACTGAACCATATGAGATGCCCCGTTTGGGTGTGTACCAAGAAAAAAAGAATCATAAAAGCTCAACAATGTCTGCTATGAGCATTTTGTCACAGTCAACAGCGTACAAGAGCTTACAAGAGAAGGTTgctaaaaagaaggaaaaagttGAGAATGATGAGAATGAAAACAAAAGCACTATCAACAGAGGGAAGATGATTGAGAAATCAAGTCCTGATAGTGGAAGTGAGAGGCTTGGAGCTGCATTTCTCAGTGCTGGGGGATCATCTATTAACAGAAACTTGCACCCACTTACTCCACTCCTGTCAGCACCACTTCTCACTAACTACAGCAGCATAGATCCCTTAACAGACCCCGTTCTTTGGACATCTGTTGTTCCAAATTTTCATACTGGTTCTTCACGGACTGTTGAG